In the genome of Microcoleus sp. FACHB-672, one region contains:
- a CDS encoding M3 family oligoendopeptidase, with translation MVQLSATTQVESPQEWDLSDLYQGFDDPQLAQDLQALQQSAAQFREHYRGKVAELKPEAVASCLQQLETIAEKSGYVYAFPSLVFSADTRNTEAKQFLDKVMEALTIVENQLLFFDLELQKLDAEKFAELQASPALQTYSHYLDRIAELRPHKLSEEVEQTRNQDSLTGRQAFVQLRSVHLGEREYEPVTTPEGKTVTEEAELSALLFHPDADVRYDAYLSVRDVMHEHNSLYGFILNTIAQDHRIESQMRGYTGTLHKQLLADEVSEPVFRAIMEGTGSRFDLFQRYYQLKSKALGQKIRICDIYAPWTSGDELTPPVNYKAGVETLLTALEKFDVNYARRAEEFFIKNWVDAKVRPGKRGGAFCSYTHGKHSYLMLSYTDDYNSLFTLAHEMGHGLHFAWIGDRQSYFNSNPPMVLAEIASTFNELLLLDHLLKTAANDKVLTKSLITRQLEDQLNLLFRQSTISRLELAIHERAAEGSFDRKWVNAQWMELYRTLCGDAVELLPEHQYDWARIGHIFFKPFYCYQYTASNIVSLACYQKYLQTGKDFIPGYMELLAAGGSMNQVEALRRYVDVDIEDPATIRGALGYVESLLDQLQATL, from the coding sequence TTGGTTCAACTATCCGCTACCACCCAGGTGGAAAGTCCCCAAGAATGGGACTTATCAGACCTTTATCAAGGCTTTGACGATCCCCAACTGGCGCAAGATTTGCAAGCATTGCAGCAGAGTGCGGCACAGTTCCGGGAACACTATCGCGGCAAAGTTGCCGAACTTAAACCGGAGGCTGTGGCAAGCTGTCTGCAACAGCTGGAAACCATCGCAGAAAAATCCGGTTATGTGTACGCCTTCCCCTCCCTCGTCTTCTCTGCGGATACCCGCAACACTGAGGCAAAGCAATTTCTCGACAAAGTGATGGAAGCGCTGACGATTGTCGAGAACCAGCTGTTATTTTTTGATTTGGAACTGCAAAAGCTCGATGCTGAGAAGTTTGCCGAATTGCAAGCCTCACCGGCACTGCAAACATACAGCCACTACCTAGATCGTATCGCCGAATTGCGCCCTCACAAGCTGTCTGAGGAAGTTGAGCAAACTCGCAACCAAGATAGCCTCACAGGACGGCAAGCGTTTGTCCAGTTGCGTTCCGTACACTTGGGTGAACGAGAATACGAGCCGGTGACAACACCAGAAGGTAAAACTGTCACGGAAGAAGCCGAACTTAGTGCGCTGCTGTTTCACCCAGATGCCGACGTGCGCTATGACGCTTACCTGTCAGTGCGGGACGTGATGCACGAGCACAACTCGCTGTATGGCTTCATTCTCAACACCATCGCTCAAGATCACCGGATTGAAAGCCAGATGCGGGGATACACCGGCACGTTGCACAAGCAATTGTTAGCCGATGAAGTTTCTGAGCCGGTTTTCCGCGCCATTATGGAAGGCACCGGCAGCCGGTTTGACTTATTCCAGCGTTACTATCAGCTCAAAAGCAAAGCCTTGGGGCAAAAAATTCGCATCTGCGATATTTACGCGCCTTGGACATCAGGCGATGAGCTAACGCCGCCGGTGAACTATAAAGCCGGTGTAGAAACTCTACTCACCGCTTTAGAAAAATTTGATGTAAACTACGCCCGTCGTGCGGAAGAATTTTTCATCAAAAACTGGGTAGATGCGAAAGTGCGTCCAGGCAAACGCGGTGGTGCGTTTTGTTCCTACACCCACGGTAAGCACAGTTATCTGATGCTTTCCTACACAGATGACTACAACTCCCTGTTTACTTTAGCCCACGAAATGGGGCACGGATTGCACTTTGCCTGGATAGGAGATCGGCAATCTTATTTCAACAGTAACCCACCAATGGTGCTGGCAGAAATTGCTTCCACTTTTAATGAACTGCTGCTGCTCGATCACCTGCTTAAAACTGCAGCAAATGACAAAGTTCTCACCAAGTCTTTGATCACGCGGCAGTTGGAAGATCAGTTAAATCTGCTATTCCGCCAAAGCACCATCAGCCGGCTGGAATTAGCCATTCACGAACGAGCTGCCGAGGGCAGTTTTGATCGTAAATGGGTTAACGCACAGTGGATGGAACTGTATCGCACACTCTGCGGCGATGCCGTCGAATTGCTGCCAGAACATCAATATGATTGGGCGCGGATCGGTCACATTTTCTTTAAACCGTTCTACTGCTACCAATACACGGCCTCTAATATTGTCAGCTTAGCCTGCTATCAAAAATACCTACAAACCGGCAAAGATTTTATCCCCGGTTACATGGAATTACTCGCTGCCGGTGGCAGTATGAATCAGGTAGAAGCCTTGCGCCGGTATGTAGACGTAGACATAGAAGATCCAGCGACGATTCGGGGCGCTTTAGGTTATGTAGAAAGTCTTTTAGACCAACTACAAGCAACCCTTTAA
- the menB gene encoding 1,4-dihydroxy-2-naphthoyl-CoA synthase: MQINWQTAKTYEDILYHKTDGIAKITINRPHKRNAFRPKTVFELYDAFCDAREDTGIGVVLFTGAGPHTDGKYAFCSGGDQSVRGTAGYVDDAGIPRLNVLDLQRLIRSMPKVIIALVAGYAIGGGHVLHLICDLTIAADNAVFGQTGPKVGSFDGGFGASYLARVVGQKKAREIWFLCRQYSAQQALEMGLVNCVVPVEELEAEGIKWANEILEKSPIAIRCLKAAFNADCDGQAGLQELAGNATLLYYMTEEGAEGKQAFLEKRPPDFRQYPWLP; this comes from the coding sequence ATGCAAATCAACTGGCAAACCGCCAAAACTTACGAAGACATTCTCTACCACAAAACCGACGGCATCGCTAAAATTACCATCAACCGTCCCCACAAACGCAATGCCTTCCGCCCTAAAACAGTCTTTGAACTCTACGATGCCTTTTGCGATGCGCGTGAGGACACCGGCATTGGCGTCGTACTCTTCACTGGCGCGGGACCTCACACCGATGGCAAATACGCATTTTGCTCTGGCGGCGATCAAAGTGTTCGCGGGACAGCCGGCTACGTCGATGATGCCGGCATCCCCCGCCTGAATGTGCTGGACTTACAGCGCCTAATTCGTTCCATGCCCAAAGTGATCATTGCCCTCGTTGCCGGCTACGCCATCGGTGGGGGTCACGTCTTGCACCTGATCTGTGACTTGACAATTGCCGCAGATAACGCCGTGTTTGGACAAACCGGCCCAAAAGTCGGCAGCTTTGACGGGGGTTTTGGGGCTAGCTATTTGGCTAGAGTTGTGGGCCAAAAAAAGGCACGAGAAATCTGGTTTCTCTGCCGGCAGTACAGCGCACAGCAAGCATTGGAAATGGGCTTAGTCAATTGTGTCGTGCCGGTGGAAGAGTTGGAAGCAGAAGGCATAAAATGGGCCAATGAAATCTTAGAGAAAAGCCCCATTGCAATTCGCTGCCTCAAAGCCGCCTTTAACGCCGACTGCGACGGGCAAGCCGGTCTCCAAGAACTTGCCGGTAACGCCACCTTACTTTATTACATGACCGAAGAAGGTGCGGAGGGCAAACAAGCATTTCTCGAAAAACGCCCTCCCGATTTTCGCCAATACCCCTGGCTGCCATAA
- a CDS encoding DUF721 domain-containing protein — MAFKALNQVIGSLENHAGLQQSQEFQSLLRCWPEVVGAAVMAQTRPLAIDRGVLKVATSSAVWAQQLMFQRRQILAKLNLRLPASLVDIRFSTAQWHNPLNDGPATQEQTVLWREHPSRVVDTPTGDKIEPKPAVKEPKEAFQQWAEGIQARTQSLPLCEQCQCPAPPGELQRWGVCALCATRGW; from the coding sequence ATGGCTTTTAAAGCTCTCAATCAGGTGATAGGCTCTCTAGAAAATCACGCGGGGTTGCAGCAATCACAGGAATTTCAAAGTTTGCTGCGCTGTTGGCCCGAAGTGGTCGGTGCAGCGGTGATGGCTCAAACTCGACCGCTTGCTATTGATCGCGGGGTGCTAAAGGTAGCGACATCGAGTGCGGTTTGGGCACAACAGCTCATGTTCCAGCGTCGGCAGATTTTGGCCAAGTTAAATTTGCGTTTGCCGGCATCTCTGGTAGATATTCGCTTTTCGACGGCTCAGTGGCACAACCCACTCAATGATGGGCCGGCAACCCAAGAGCAAACAGTCTTGTGGCGAGAGCATCCGAGTCGGGTAGTTGATACGCCAACCGGCGATAAAATTGAACCGAAGCCGGCTGTTAAGGAGCCAAAGGAAGCTTTTCAGCAATGGGCTGAGGGCATACAGGCGCGAACGCAATCTTTACCGCTTTGCGAGCAGTGTCAGTGTCCTGCGCCACCGGGAGAGCTTCAGCGCTGGGGAGTTTGTGCCTTGTGTGCGACGAGGGGCTGGTGA
- a CDS encoding SPOR domain-containing protein, giving the protein MSKSPDLVSATPASPTHSLKPALKAALGSLDVQLEEELTRYRRQRRREQTPTSNRGIGQNQSRDPLDLIYVTATGGRTQPNAGSLAEMPPPSVSIDPPAPTWQKEELSLPQISIPPSAAELAGSNALEASQTANGEPSPTTEIAAGESLAHPNKSEAPNGYLESSEELLKSLGDPRATKARQRERNTADNLLSPLGIGSMLLFLMASAIFGYVATNPSGLKHLSPSRLFNQQTPNTAQNSNNTTVTTGGAAEASLPTSPNLASEEFVELDLGTLSTVNPSPTPLLAPVLQSSVPPQAASATPIPQVTVKSGPVPTPSPAAKSRGLGSLTAALLPPSNKPQGSNKPPAKGQPLAPPAAPKAPAPTVTVVTPSPAVTITTAPAATPTATPTAAATANAESATDDYFYVVLNYDGEASLEKARQVVADAYARDFPAGSQIQLGAFNDAATAQILVQELQRQGLAAKVYRP; this is encoded by the coding sequence ATGAGCAAAAGTCCCGACCTTGTCTCAGCCACACCCGCCTCGCCAACCCATTCATTGAAGCCGGCCTTAAAAGCGGCTCTCGGCAGTTTGGATGTGCAGCTAGAGGAAGAATTAACCCGATACCGACGCCAGCGACGCCGGGAACAAACGCCCACGTCTAACCGAGGAATTGGCCAAAACCAAAGCCGAGACCCCTTAGATTTAATTTATGTGACAGCCACCGGCGGCAGAACCCAGCCGAATGCAGGCTCACTGGCGGAAATGCCGCCACCGTCGGTGTCCATTGACCCGCCGGCTCCAACCTGGCAAAAAGAGGAGCTATCACTGCCCCAGATATCGATCCCACCCTCAGCGGCAGAGCTAGCTGGCTCCAACGCGCTAGAAGCCTCTCAAACAGCCAACGGCGAACCTAGCCCCACCACCGAAATTGCTGCCGGTGAAAGTTTAGCCCATCCCAACAAAAGCGAAGCTCCAAACGGCTATTTGGAGTCCTCAGAAGAACTGCTCAAAAGTCTTGGTGACCCACGAGCAACCAAAGCAAGACAAAGGGAACGGAACACCGCAGACAACCTGCTCAGCCCCCTGGGCATCGGGTCAATGTTGCTGTTTTTAATGGCTAGCGCGATCTTCGGGTACGTGGCCACCAATCCGTCCGGTCTGAAACACCTCTCACCGAGCCGGCTTTTTAACCAGCAAACGCCCAACACCGCCCAAAATTCAAACAATACAACCGTCACCACCGGCGGTGCGGCGGAAGCCAGCCTGCCAACCTCCCCAAATTTAGCCTCCGAAGAATTTGTGGAACTTGATTTGGGCACACTCAGTACAGTGAATCCCTCGCCCACGCCACTACTGGCCCCAGTCCTACAATCTTCTGTTCCACCGCAAGCCGCCAGCGCTACCCCGATTCCCCAGGTCACTGTCAAATCAGGCCCAGTGCCCACTCCCAGCCCAGCCGCCAAATCCAGAGGTTTGGGAAGCTTGACAGCGGCTTTATTGCCTCCATCAAACAAACCGCAAGGGTCGAACAAGCCGCCGGCAAAAGGACAGCCCCTGGCTCCCCCAGCCGCGCCGAAAGCACCGGCACCGACAGTAACGGTTGTAACACCTAGCCCAGCAGTAACCATAACCACGGCACCAGCAGCCACGCCCACCGCCACGCCAACAGCCGCCGCAACAGCGAACGCCGAATCTGCTACAGACGATTACTTCTATGTTGTCTTGAATTATGACGGCGAAGCTAGTCTGGAAAAAGCACGGCAAGTCGTCGCAGATGCCTACGCACGCGACTTCCCAGCCGGCTCTCAAATCCAGTTAGGGGCTTTTAATGATGCGGCTACTGCCCAAATTTTGGTGCAGGAACTGCAACGACAAGGACTGGCAGCCAAGGTTTACCGGCCTTAA
- a CDS encoding PspA/IM30 family protein, producing the protein MGLFDRVMRVIRANINSLVGSAEDPEKILEQTVIDMQEDLIQLRQAVAQAIATQKRTERQCSQAQSTADEWYRRAQLALQKGDENLAREALMRRKTYHETAQAMKAQIEQQSGVVNQLKQNMRSLESKIAEAKTKKDLYIARARSAKASEKLNEMMGQFNTGSAMNAFERMEEKVMQLEARSEAIAHLGHDDLENKFAALEGGGGVDAELAAMKSQIIRGSDPAKLPPGESSNP; encoded by the coding sequence ATGGGATTATTTGACCGTGTCATGCGGGTGATTCGCGCCAATATCAACAGTCTGGTTGGCAGCGCGGAAGATCCAGAAAAAATTCTGGAACAAACTGTGATTGATATGCAGGAGGATCTGATCCAACTGCGGCAAGCGGTCGCCCAGGCAATTGCCACCCAGAAACGCACAGAGCGCCAGTGCAGCCAAGCTCAATCCACAGCAGATGAATGGTATCGCCGCGCCCAGCTAGCACTGCAAAAAGGGGATGAGAATTTGGCCCGCGAAGCCCTGATGCGGCGGAAAACCTACCACGAAACAGCACAGGCAATGAAGGCGCAGATTGAACAACAAAGTGGTGTTGTTAACCAGCTCAAGCAAAATATGCGGAGCTTGGAGAGCAAAATTGCCGAGGCTAAAACGAAAAAAGATTTGTACATTGCCCGCGCCCGCTCTGCCAAAGCTTCTGAAAAGTTGAACGAGATGATGGGACAGTTCAACACCGGCAGCGCCATGAATGCCTTCGAGCGCATGGAAGAGAAAGTTATGCAGCTCGAAGCCCGATCAGAAGCAATCGCACATCTGGGACACGATGATTTAGAAAACAAATTTGCCGCTTTGGAAGGGGGAGGCGGTGTTGATGCTGAACTAGCGGCGATGAAATCTCAAATCATTAGGGGTAGCGATCCAGCCAAATTGCCTCCCGGTGAGTCATCGAATCCGTAA
- a CDS encoding PspA/IM30 family protein: MGLFDRISRVVRANMNDMVSKAEDPEKVLDQAIIDMQEDLVQLRQAVASSIATQKRTEQQYNQAQSQANTWQQRAQLALQKGDENLAREALVRKKSHAETAGTLKAQLDTQVTQVDTLKRNLIALESKISEAKTKKNMLKARAQAAKANEQLQNTIGNLGTSSAMGAFERMEEKVLQMEARSQAAAELGGSDLESQFALLESGSNVDDELAAMKASLSGAPPTQEALPASGQTSAPKNNQAVDAELEELRSQLNDM, from the coding sequence ATGGGATTGTTTGATCGCATTAGCCGCGTCGTCCGGGCCAATATGAACGACATGGTCAGCAAGGCAGAAGATCCTGAAAAGGTCTTAGACCAGGCCATCATAGATATGCAGGAAGACCTGGTGCAGTTGCGTCAGGCCGTTGCCAGTTCGATTGCCACACAAAAACGCACCGAGCAACAGTACAATCAGGCTCAATCTCAAGCTAACACCTGGCAACAACGCGCCCAGCTAGCTTTGCAAAAAGGGGATGAAAATCTAGCCCGCGAAGCACTGGTTCGGAAAAAAAGCCACGCTGAAACAGCAGGAACGCTGAAAGCCCAGCTGGATACGCAAGTGACTCAGGTGGATACGCTCAAGCGCAACCTGATTGCTTTGGAAAGTAAGATTTCTGAAGCCAAAACCAAAAAGAATATGCTCAAAGCGCGGGCGCAAGCTGCTAAGGCGAACGAACAGCTGCAAAATACGATTGGCAATTTGGGCACTAGCAGCGCAATGGGCGCTTTCGAGCGCATGGAAGAGAAGGTTTTGCAAATGGAAGCCCGATCTCAAGCGGCTGCTGAGCTGGGTGGTAGCGATTTAGAAAGTCAATTTGCCTTGCTTGAATCTGGCAGCAATGTTGACGATGAACTCGCAGCAATGAAAGCTTCCCTTAGCGGTGCTCCTCCCACCCAAGAAGCTCTACCCGCTTCTGGCCAAACGAGTGCCCCCAAAAACAATCAAGCCGTTGACGCTGAATTGGAAGAACTGCGTTCGCAACTCAACGATATGTAG